Below is a window of Ahaetulla prasina isolate Xishuangbanna chromosome 1, ASM2864084v1, whole genome shotgun sequence DNA.
cGACTCCAGAGCAAGCGAAGTCGGCCTTCCAGGGAAAGAAGACCCACCGCCGACACAGGCCAGCGCCGCTTTGAAGCCGCAGCTCTCCATGACTCGTTCGACCATCTTCTGCTCGGGGCTCTTGACCGGCGCCGGGAAGCCCCCGAGGACGCCCGGCGGGAAATCCGGCCTCGGCCCTCGCTTTTCTCCCACCAGGTACTCCAGCAAGAGGCTGTACTGTAGCGGCGAGGCCGCTTCCGTCGCCTTGCCGGCTTCATCGGGCTTCTTCGGGGCTCTGGGGAAGGCCGCCGCCATTTGCGCCGCTTCTTTCTCACCCTCCTCACAACTCCAAGACTACAGCTCCCGTCATGCCGTTCGCCACTCGCCCCGGCTTTCCCAATGGGGGGAAGCGTCGCGGAGCTTCACGGGAAATTTAGTCCAATCACCGTAGAGGGGAAAAAACACCATTCGTTTGCATTTGTATTCGAGTGCGCAAGCGCACCTCTTAGCCAATCCTGCTGCTTGCTTTCAGCCGGACTACCATTCCCGGCGTGCCTTTCAAAGGTTGGTGAGCCAAATTCGCTCTCCGTGGGCAGATGGGACTTGTAGTTTTGGTGGGCTCGGGGAAGTCTTTGACCTGCGCGAGGTGGCCCCCTACCGGACCCGTTGCAAAGGGAAGAATTGCAGAAGGATTGAGCATCTTAAAAAGGACAGGTGAGAAGGC
It encodes the following:
- the TIMM22 gene encoding mitochondrial import inner membrane translocase subunit Tim22 isoform X3, yielding MAAAFPRAPKKPDEAGKATEAASPLQYSLLLEYLVGEKRGPRPDFPPGVLGGFPAPVKSPEQKMVERVMESCGFKAALACVGGFVLGGAFGVFTAGIDTNVGFDPKDPYRTPTAREVLKDMGQRGMSYAKNFAIVGAMFSCTECLVESTNSRIQLACLEPSPHL